DNA sequence from the Glycine soja cultivar W05 chromosome 18, ASM419377v2, whole genome shotgun sequence genome:
CTAGGTACCTAAAGTTTACAAGATTAACATTAACTCCACATTTACACTACTGTACCTTCCTTTTAGTTTGGAGACAGAAGCGAAAAGCCAAAAGCCGCCACATTTCATCGTGGGCTCCATTTGACCACAACTTTTCCACGTAAGAACATGGAAAGAAATTAAACACACACCTCCTTACGTGGAATAAATTAGGTTTGACTCTTTCTCACGTAGCCATCATCCTTCACCACCCATCTCTTATATATCATGCAACTCTTCAAACCCCTCTCTCTATCTTTCTGAACTCTTCTCATTCATAAATTAACAAACCTTgcttgtctctctctctctcctctttctctttctccctctctctctttctttccctctttttgcATAAGCACACTCAAGAAAGCCTTTTGCAAGATGGGAAACTGCTTGAAGCACCAATCATCCACCAATAAGTATGATGGCAGCGATCACGATAGCGATGATTGGGATTTTCTGGCAGGTGAGGAGGGGTCTTTTGCTGCCACCAAGGCCAAAACGGTGACGGAGGTGAAGATCAAGATCACAAAGAAACAGCTAGAGGAATTGTTGAGCAAAGTGGACGTGAGGGAGTTGAGGGTGGAGCAGGTTTTGTCACAGTTGATGAACCATAGTAGTGGAGGGTTCCAATCACTTCAAAGACCATGGAGGCCTGCACTTCAGAGCATTCCTGAGGCCAATTgaactagctagctagctagcttcgcatctatatatatatatatatatatatatatatatatatatatatatatagcttagGTTGTGTTAGTGATTAGTGAGTGCATGATGGgagttgatgatgatgatgaaaagAGAATTGGCCTGTTGGGTCAATCCTGATTCTTGCTTTCATGCAAGAGGGTTTGTGATTTTATGGTTGGGGTTTGAGGGTTATATGTTCTTGTATTTTATAGGGGGGAAACAAAGGGTGCTTTTGCAGTTTTTGTTCTTTGTACATACAAAACAAGGGAGTGCCCTTTGTACTAGTTTGAGgcttgttaattaattttctttctctctaattccttttctttttcatattctctTTTGTGGGTTTTCCTTGGATGTCAattctgaaaagaaaaaaaaaaaaaagagcttcTTGGAGGTaaaattatttgaggatatgGACTTGAACATTAAGAACCATATTGTAATTTTGTTTCGGACAAAATTTACATACAAcggttttgttaatttgcataattctttaatacaaatttttaaatttcaattttgattaaaaataagtacaaacaattcaaattttatcatCATTATTCCTATGGATGAGTGATGTGCTGCATAAATGCTCCACCTTGTGATGGCCAGGGTGGCAAGCTACAAGTATTTCATCATCATGTTGAATGACATGGATAGGGTGTTCTTTGGGATTTGCTTTGACTATTTGGCATTAAAAATCTAAAAGCGTTTAGATTTGTAACTGATTGGGAGTTAATTATTCCCTAATTGCGCGTTTGTTGTCGAAATGTTGGATTACCAATATCCATCTAGCTAGATTGATGGATTTGATAAAGGCACAAATCAATTTTACTTTAGTAACTTTTCTTTAATTAGCTGTAAAGTTTGTGAACTGTTATGCTCTTTAGATATTTTGCAATCTAtgggaaagaaaaggaagaataaAATACACGTGTTTTTCCTATTGACTTGACCATGCTTATAACCTGACATATTTGATATTTTCGGATTTCAAActtgtatatgaaaaaaaatctccTGATCAAGGGAATTAGTCTCGCAATATTGCAAATGTTTCTAATTCAAACATATCTATTGTTTTCCATTAACAAAATCTGTAGTTTAGACATAAATAAACTACagaatatttttaaacacaCTAGTTTTACTCTTATTTCCATAGATGCATTATCTTTGAACAGCTGTACAACATCTTGAATAATATATACAAgataacactttttttaagGATTTATTAACCTGGTAGCTAGatgtaattttgaaattataaaattcttcAGAGTATAATAAGTCCTTCTGGACGAATCTAAATGACAAAACatcaaagaaattaattaattcgtcAACTGGCCTGGTCAGATATGACtcgagagaaagagaaagaagtgtAAGCAACACCTATAAATATAATGGTTAGAGAATATATTATAGCTGAAACAACACTAGACTTGTTTTtgtaaaagcttttgaaatctcTTAACTATTAACGTGGTAgtaattaaacatcgaaaacaCATTCTTCTATTACAAAGAAGCCTAAAAAGAGCATAAGTTTTTCTTCACTTCTTTGTAGTTCCCTCTGGATCTATCTGTGCTCGGCTGCAACTCAATAAGACAAGTGACCTAAAACCGACCTCTAGTAGTTAGAGCTATGTTTGGAAACCCATTGGCACCTCCCTCAACTTATTTTGAATCCAAAAGATACCAAAGAACATGCTTTGTTTACCATTCAACTTGTGTGCACGAATTTCCAGATAAATTAAATCCAACAAATCAATAGAAACTAAACACAAAAGGAAGTGTAAAGATGCTTTTGTAAAAAACCCTTTTGTTACCAACGTTTGCAACCATAAATTAAACATGCACTTCCTTCAGCGAACAGCTCACCAAACATGCACTGGGTTGTCTTATACAAAAAGGCTCTAACAATCTTtgttggaaaagaaaaaacgtTTAAATTTGCCACTGCATTAGAAGATTTTGAGCCAACTTCTACGTTAATAGTTAAGAGACTATGTCATGGGCTGCTTGTGATTTGCATGGCTACTTGGATTGAACGTTGTGACTTGGTACGGTACTTGGATTAGGTACCTCAAGATACCAAGTCAGAATTGCATACCCGGTGAGTAAAAACGTGTGATGAATAACTCAAAATTGTTCGTTAGAAAAGTTCATCTCGcgactaattttaaatttgctCACGATTGctctcaaaatttaattagtaGTTGATCAACGAAGAATTAATGTGTAATTAATGTGTGGATTGGTACATGCATACAATGTCATTTGTTAATTGACTTAATTCTATTACAGCacgcaaaaataaaaaaattatgttttaatctTTCATACAGGATCTAATAAATTcgtgtgaattattataaaattttcttaattatatttgtcttcggtttttaggataaaaaaatacaacatgTTCTTTCCGCTTAAATTTACCATTATTTGTTAAAGTCCGATCCAACTAAAAATGATATAGAATAAAAGATACAGGTTCAGTTTGAAtaaattttgctataaatatttataaaattaaagaaagcaaacaattttaaatttttttataagttaaaattaatgtgtatataaatttttttaaatgctaaTGAACCAATTTTATCAATAagccaattttaatttatgaaaaaaaaattatttcattttttatcttatatatatttataaaaatttattcagataatatcataattacaaaaatagtgATAATGATGGTGATGACAACAGCAACAACGACAATAATAATTATGGACGACAATAGTGATGAAGACAACAATTATAACAAGGATGACAATCATGATGGTGTAATAGCGATGGTGATCACGATAACAGTGGCAGTGACTATCCTTGTGGTGGTGGCGGTGATGATGCGTCTGGTATTTTAATAAGTgatattttatatcttttatagatttaatttttattcgaTTATTAATCTTTTAGAGATCTGATAATTAAATGAGTTTTTAACTTGAATTTCAAATCTTTTCATGTAACACgattcatattaaatatttttcatcctcaCATGAGACGATCATTCTCATATGATATATTATCATATCTTTTTGACacaataaataactaaagtagtattataaatgataattattttgagttatcttatcatatctaaCTATCAAATAGGGCCTTAAGGACTTTCTTTCTAGGgcgttgctaggtgcaccaggcATATTGCTCGTGCACCAAGCATAAAAAAATTCCTTGtcttttaactaaaattttttACAATAGCGCACTCATTCATTCCTTGTCTTTGTCTCTTATGGTTTTTTCATTGTCATGAAAGGTGCATTGTGTCGCTTCAGTCTAGGTAAAAGTTTTACGGAGGTACGTTGGTGGTGGTTGTGGCAATGGTTTGTTTGATTGTTAATAGAGGTACATCGgtgttctacattttttttttgcataaaatacGGATTAAAGAATTCGTAAGTCATATAAAACTTATggattaattgttaaaaaaaattaaattaatatgtataaaaaatttatttgtttatttgaaatgtaatttgtattattgttttaaatatttttaaataagtgtagattgataattaatttgtaattatttatttttatatttggaaatgatattAATTGTAAGATAATTTACACTTGTAatttaagtataatttatttgagttgTTGTGGtctaaaattgattgttttttgtgatcataattttgtgaattagaattaagttgaataaaataatgtgTGAGAAtcacaatcatgaaatgacaaaGTTATTAGTTGGACATTCATACGTTGgtcgattgactaaggatgaaaagataattattgctgatatgacaaagtcaattgTGAAACCAATAAATATTTTGCTAACGCTAAAGGAGCACAATGTCAATAAttatacaacaatcaaacaaatatacaatgcaagaaatgCATATCGCTCTTCCATAAGAGACAGtaatactgaaatgcaacaactaatTAAGCTTCTTAAACGAGATCAGTATATTTATTGgcatagattaaaggatgaagataTTGTACGTGATATCTTCTGGTGTCATCTTGATGCagtgaagttatgcaatgcttgtaatttggtatttttgatAGATAATACCTACAATACAAACAGGTACAAGCTCTCGTTACTGGACtttgttggtgtgacaccaaTAGAGATTATATTCTCTGTTGGTTTTGCTTATTTGGAGGGAGAACGTCTAAATAATGTGGTATGGGCTCTAGAATAGTTTCGAGATATTTTTCTAAGACGTGATGCCCTCCCTAGAGTTATTGTTACTGGCAGAGACctaacattgatgaatgcagtgaaaactgtatttCTTGGGTGTACCAACTTATTGTGTAGGTTTCACATCGACAAGAATGTCAAGGCAAAATGTAAATCcctaattggtaaaaaaaaaaaagacacggGATTATGTGATGGATGCCTAGAGgagtttggttgattgtccttcTGAGCATCAGTTCGATGATTAccttaagaagtttgaaattgtttGTTCACCAtgaccaatgtttgttgactatgtcaaccaaacatgaataatttctcacaaagaaaaatttgttaaagTCTGGacaaataaggtgatgcacttaggaaatACAATAACAAACAGgtatgaaaattttcatttttgttaggGTTTAGGAATTCATGGATTTTAATTcttgtatttgtttattattttttgtgtatttcaaaTGCAGGGTTGAATCTGTTCATTGggctttaaaaaaactattacagaatagccttggagacctatgtagtatttgggaagccatgaacaacatgatcatgcTGTAACACACTAAAATTAAGGCATCCTTTGAGACAAGTACACACGTGgttggacatgtttttaaagttaccttatacaagagattacttggcatggtatcaaggtatgctttaaatcagattgttgCTCAGTTTGAGCGTGTACATTATGTTGGCAAAAATCCTTCTTGTTATGGATGTGTCATAAGAACTACTCACGGTCTTCCATGTACAtgtgagctatccaaatatgttgtTGGTACCATACCACTTGagacaatccatatgttttggcggAGGCTAAGTTTTTTAGAGCAAGGGTTATTTAAGCCCTAAGTGACCATAACTGAAGAGATGGAAACCATATCCAAGCGATTTAAAGAGTTTGATGTTTGTGGAAAAGTTATTCTAAAAAGTAAACTCCGGGAAATTGCCTACCCTGATCTAAACTCTATGTGTCATCCTCTAGAAAAGGTCAACACCAAAGGTGCTCAGAAGAAACTGATGACCAAACATCAAAGATAAACAAAATGTGATTCGTCTTATTGAAAGTATGTCGATGCTTTACATTTtgtgcaaaatagtaattcttcagTCAAACGTAGTACAACATCATCATCTGACCAGGCAATTCTAAGAAGGACTatgccgatgttggatcaatttcatccataCATTCACGATTCCATTGAAAACATTGTTGATGTCAAAACTAACGAtaactgtggatatcgtgcAATTGCTGCCTTAgtaggtatgggtgaagattcATGATCATTGGTGCGCAACCATTTGCTTTAAGACTTGCCAAATGATCTAATGAGTATATCAACCTCCTTGGTGGCATAGacagatttgaggaattaaagagGTCTCTACTTGTTGATAGATTATCCATGGTacgtaatttattttttgttttttatttaaaatttagtttaaataaatgTAATCCATATAACGGGTTCATGCAGGTTACTATGGATAAATGGATGGATATAACCGACATGtgatatgtcattgcatcaaggtataatgttaACCTTGTATCGTTGTCTTTGCAACAAagtatgacattttttcctcttagaagtcaaccaccaacaGATTCTTTTGTGCATCGCATAATATGTATTGGTCACGTGTAtgtaaatcattttgttcaagtAGATTCATCATAatcttgtttttaaatttatgaaattaattgtATTATAATAACTTGAAATTGTTTGTGCATGTGTAACAAGTTTATTTAAGAGACCGTTTTCCCTTACCACATCTAGCTTTGTTATGGTGTAGGAATTGTCATCATCAGACAAAGCAGTGACCAATTCCATATATTAGCAGAATGCATCAGTACGAAAATTTGATAATGTTGAAAAAAGACTATGTTGATTTGAGTGAAGAGTGAATATTTAGGTACCTATGACATTGTCATGCACTACAATAATATATAGTTGTTTCATTGGAAATTCACATAATTATGTATTATACCTCACGTTCAAACGGTTTAAGGTTACTATAATACGTAGGGTTTAGTGTTAGGTGTGTTGTTAAAGTTAACTGTGACATGAAAACCAGGGTTTAGTAGAACATAAAAAACTAGGGATTTTGTAGACTAGGGTTTACTGTTACACTTTAGGGTTAATTCGAATAGTAATATAgaaaacaattcaaataaaatatctaaaataaaaatgttgtcaaataaaataaaatgataaacacAGTCTACACATTtcctaaaaaattctaaatgtcTTCATGCGTCCTCTGTGCGTCGCCTTCGTCACGTCCGCACATATACATAGCAATCCATAGTGACACCTCTAGCGATCCTTAAGGAGTCTTGCATGACATCGTTTGTTTTTGTGCCTTTAGTCACTATCCTTAGGTTGAGCAATCGCTCCAACCTTCCAGTTATTGCTTGGCAAGTCTCCTATGACATTCACAACAACGGATAAGGTATAACCATATtgcatgtttaaattaaatgaaattaagagtaagatgaatatatatgttaccactgcatgtctaggCTGCTCCACATTAGAAGGTGCATGCGCATGTGTTTCCTCCATAGTTGCTGCCGCCATCAAGTACTGAGACATATTTGGTTCGACATGTGTCATATTACACGATAGGTGGATATCTGGGTGGATCCCTGGGTTGTGTCGGCCTCATGAATGAATGTGAAATCATGTAGAACCAGTCCATGTAGTCTGGTGCACATTGTCCAGGCACAACACAAATCTGGCCTACCAGTGCAAGGTAGTCAGAGAAATGCATCCATTTATCGTCAATATCTTCCAAGCATAATCTTGAACCCGGAGAGTATAGAGGAATCGTCTTAACATACCCAAACTGTCGCATAACCCTCTCTGGTCGGTGTGTGACAACAATGAGACCCCATCAGATATGTCTATAAAAACAAGAAATCCGGTCAAAGTCTCTAATTGCACGATGATCACCGTAAGGCATCTTGCAAACATCAGCAGTTGTCAGTCAATCTATATGCTTCCGATACGTCGACACTGGTAATGCCTTCGTAGAGGTCCAACTGCAGGCATGTGGTGATCTTTCATCATAGTCTTCATCCGTAAAAGCCACAGCAAGAGATGAAAAATGATCATAAATCCAACACtacatttattttcaaaacaaaaaaatatcaaatcaatacataaaaaaattaaaaaataaataaataagattcaATGACAATTACCTGTAATAGTGTGATATATTTAGCAAGTTGTCTGCTGCTGCTCTTAGAAGCATCATTCAAATTATTGTACATATGCACTAGGGTAGCAACTCCCCATGCGTAGTGTCCACTCTGAATGAGGTCTCAAAAGGCGTCCAAGAACACCACATACACAagtgttgcactcttgttaacAAAAAGAGTGTAACCTAGCAAATGTAACAAATAAGCTCAAGCTGCTACAGTCCAGTGTCTAGTATCACATTTGCTACGATAAATGTCTCGTAGCCATGATAGTCGTACATATGCCCCATGACATTGTTCTGCCTCAGTTCTGGCTTCATGTCCACTGACTTTAAGTAGTTCCACTAACATCAACACCACTTCATCGACATGAAGAGTTTCAAAGATGTAGAATGCACCTGTGATGGGCAGATGAAGCAAAAAGGCCATGTCATCGAGGGTGACGTCTCCTACTGGAAGATGGAAACTGCTAGTTTCCTTATGCCACCTCTCCGCAAAAGCTAATATAAGTATCCGATCGTCAGTGTCCAATGAACATGTGACCAAATGACTTAGTCCTGTGACAACAACTAACCCTTTAATCTCAGCAGAAGGTCTCCCGAATTTCTAAACCTTCCTT
Encoded proteins:
- the LOC114395877 gene encoding uncharacterized protein LOC114395877 — encoded protein: MGNCLKHQSSTNKYDGSDHDSDDWDFLAGEEGSFAATKAKTVTEVKIKITKKQLEELLSKVDVRELRVEQVLSQLMNHSSGGFQSLQRPWRPALQSIPEAN